A window of the Lactuca sativa cultivar Salinas chromosome 5, Lsat_Salinas_v11, whole genome shotgun sequence genome harbors these coding sequences:
- the LOC111912812 gene encoding phenylacetaldehyde reductase: MAASAMEAVCVTGGSGYIGSWLVRLLLDRGYTVNATVKDLKDEKETKHLEALEGAESRLRLFQIDLLDYESIVAAVRGASGVFHLASPCIVDQVHDPQKELLGPAIKGTNNVLTAAKEVGVKRVVVTSSVSAIVPSPKWPSDVPKTEDCWTDEEYCKQNQLWYPLSKTLAEKAAWDFAKEKGLDVVVVNPGTVMGPILPPTLNASMLMILRLIQGCTETYENFFMGSVHVKDVALAHILVYENKAATGRHLCVEAISHYGDLAAMVAELYPEYNIPRLPKDTQPGLLRSKTGSKKLMELGLEFIPMEQIIRDGVESLKTKGFIS; the protein is encoded by the exons ATGGCGGCATCAGCAATGGAGGCGGTATGCGTAACTGGCGGAAGTGGCTATATTGGCTCGTGGCTCGTCCGCCTCCTTCTCGATCGCGGCTACACGGTGAACGCCACCGTCAAAGATCTCA AAGACGAGAAGGAAACGAAGCATCTAGAAGCGTTAGAAGGCGCAGAATCACGTCTTCGCCTCTTTCAAATCGACCTCCTCGATTACGAATCAATTGTCGCTGCCGTCAGAGGCGCATCCGGTGTCTTTCACTTGGCTTCTCCTTGCATCGTTGATCAAGTCCACGATCCTCAG AAGGAACTACTGGGACCTGCAATCAAAGGGACAAACAATGTTCTGACAGCAGCAAAGGAAGTGGGAGTGAAACGTGTGGTTGTGACATCATCTGTTTCAGCCATTGTTCCTAGTCCTAAATGGCCATCTGATGTCCCAAAGACTGAGGATTGTTGGACTGATGAGGAATATTGCAAGCAAAACCAG TTATGGTATCCGCTTTCTAAAACCTTAGCGGAAAAAGCTGCATGGGATTTCGCTAAGGAGAAAGGATTAGATGTAGTTGTGGTCAACCCTGGAACAGTTATGGGCCCCATTCTTCCTCCAACACTTAATGCAAGCATGCTAATGATTCTTCGCCTTATCCAAG GATGTACGGAAACATATGAGAATTTCTTCATGGGTTCTGTTCATGTAAAAGATGTGGCCTTGGCTCATATTCTGGTGTATGAAAACAAAGCAGCAACTGGAAGGCATTTATGTGTTGAAGCCATTTCACATTATGGTGATCTTGCAGCTATGGTTGCTGAATTATACCCTGAGTATAATATCCCCAG GTTGCCGAAAGACACCCAACCGGGGTTATTGAGATCAAAGACTGGATCGAAAAAGCTTATGGAGTTGGGCCTTGAATTCATTCCTATGGAGCAGATTATCAGGGATGGTGTTGAGAGTTTGAAAACCAAAGGCTTTATATCTTGA